From one Candidatus Thioglobus sp. NP1 genomic stretch:
- a CDS encoding enoyl-ACP reductase codes for MGFLTGKKALIIGVASNRSIAWGIAEAMVANGCEVAFTYQTDKLKSRVEKCAEICNSSIVIPCDVSSDEQINQSFIELRKSWESFDILVHSVAFADRAELDGNYVEVTTREGFLKAHEISSYSFTALAKAALPMLNENGSLLTLSYLGALRAIPNYNVMGVAKASLEANVRYMAAALGAEKGIRVNAVSAGAIKTLAASGIKGFGKLLDHAAESSALKRNVSIEEVGNVAAFLCSDLASGITGEVTYVDAGYNFYEKGPDL; via the coding sequence ATGGGTTTTTTAACGGGTAAAAAAGCACTTATTATTGGTGTTGCCTCAAATCGTTCAATCGCCTGGGGAATTGCTGAAGCAATGGTAGCAAATGGCTGTGAAGTTGCTTTTACCTACCAAACAGATAAACTCAAAAGCCGAGTGGAAAAATGTGCTGAAATTTGTAACTCTTCTATTGTTATCCCATGTGATGTATCCAGTGATGAGCAAATCAATCAATCCTTTATTGAGCTTAGAAAATCCTGGGAAAGTTTTGATATTTTGGTACACTCAGTAGCCTTTGCTGATAGAGCAGAGCTCGATGGTAATTATGTTGAGGTTACAACCAGAGAAGGCTTTCTTAAAGCTCATGAGATCTCTTCTTACAGCTTTACAGCACTTGCAAAAGCAGCGTTACCAATGCTTAATGAAAATGGCTCCCTTTTAACTCTTAGTTATTTAGGAGCTCTCAGAGCAATTCCCAACTATAACGTAATGGGCGTAGCAAAAGCTTCTTTAGAGGCTAATGTGAGATATATGGCTGCTGCCTTAGGTGCTGAAAAAGGTATTCGAGTAAATGCTGTATCCGCTGGTGCAATTAAAACATTGGCTGCCAGTGGTATTAAAGGCTTTGGAAAACTTCTAGACCATGCTGCTGAAAGCTCAGCATTAAAAAGAAATGTTAGTATTGAGGAGGTTGGAAATGTTGCAGCCTTTTTATGTTCCGACCTAGCATCTGGAATAACGGGTGAAGTTACTTATGTAGATGCAGGCTACAACTTTTACGAAAAAGGTCCTGACTTATAA
- the rplT gene encoding 50S ribosomal protein L20, whose product MARVSRGVQAHAKHKKILKKAKGYYGARSKVFRVAKQAVIKAGQYAYRDRRQRRRQFRRLWIVRINAEARNNGLSYSQFINGLNKAGIEIDRKVLSDIAIFDKDAFAKIAEQAKAGLTQ is encoded by the coding sequence ATGGCAAGAGTTTCAAGAGGTGTGCAGGCGCACGCCAAACATAAAAAAATATTAAAGAAGGCCAAAGGTTACTATGGTGCTCGTTCAAAAGTTTTTCGTGTTGCTAAGCAAGCGGTAATTAAAGCTGGACAATATGCCTACCGTGACCGCCGTCAACGTCGTCGTCAATTCCGTAGACTGTGGATTGTGCGTATTAACGCTGAAGCACGGAATAATGGCTTAAGTTACTCACAATTTATCAATGGTTTAAACAAAGCTGGTATTGAGATTGATCGTAAAGTTCTTTCTGATATTGCTATCTTTGATAAAGATGCCTTTGCAAAAATTGCAGAACAGGCAAAAGCTGGGTTAACACAGTAG
- the thrS gene encoding threonine--tRNA ligase translates to MPNVTLPDGTIKSYDQSLSVADVASSIGSGLAKAAIAGEIDGQLVDTSYLIENDSNVAIITNKDDKALEVIRHSTAHLLAQATQQLFPKAQVTIGPVIDNGFYYDFAYKDGFSEQDLAKIEKKMNAIVKQNLPIERMEMTREEAVDFFKSIGEHYKAEIIESIPTNEVLSLYKQGDFVDLCRGPHVPSTSKLKAFKLMKLAGAYWRGDSNNEMLQRVYGTAWENKDDLAAHLHRLEEAEKRDHRKIGKVQNLFHTQEESPGMVFWHPKGWTLYQIIVQYMSQVFKDNGYQEVHTPEVMDKSMWEKSGHWDKFGDAMFTTHSENRDYAIKPMNCPGHVQIYNQGLKSYRDLPIRLAEFGSCHRNEPSGTLHGIMRVRNFIQDDAHIFCMIEQIQSEVSDFIDLTFEVYKHFGFENIDIKLSTRPEKRVGSDEVWDQAEASLAETLDAKGIKWELQEGEGAFYGPKVEFVLKDCLEREWQCGTIQADFSMPGRLDAQYIAEDGSKQTPIMLHRVIVGSIERFAGILIEHYEGAFPSWLAPIQAVILNISQKQEEFSKKIEGNLKKQGLRVISDLRNEKIGFKIREHSMQRYPYILVVGDREVENNQVSVRRRGGEDLGSMSIEALIDLIKQE, encoded by the coding sequence ATGCCAAATGTAACATTACCTGACGGCACTATTAAATCTTATGATCAATCACTTTCTGTGGCTGATGTGGCTTCATCTATTGGCTCTGGGCTAGCTAAAGCAGCTATAGCTGGGGAGATTGATGGTCAGCTAGTTGATACCTCCTATCTGATTGAAAATGACTCTAATGTAGCGATTATTACTAATAAGGATGATAAGGCGCTTGAAGTTATTCGCCATTCAACTGCGCATCTTCTAGCACAGGCAACCCAACAACTTTTTCCTAAGGCACAAGTAACAATTGGCCCTGTAATTGATAATGGTTTTTACTATGACTTTGCCTATAAAGATGGTTTTTCAGAGCAAGATTTAGCAAAAATAGAAAAAAAGATGAACGCCATTGTTAAACAAAATCTTCCTATTGAAAGAATGGAAATGACACGTGAAGAGGCTGTTGATTTTTTTAAATCAATTGGTGAACATTACAAGGCTGAAATTATTGAGTCTATTCCTACTAACGAAGTTCTATCACTTTATAAACAAGGCGACTTTGTTGATCTTTGTCGGGGTCCTCATGTACCGTCAACAAGTAAATTAAAAGCCTTTAAATTAATGAAGCTTGCTGGCGCTTATTGGCGTGGTGATTCGAATAATGAAATGCTCCAAAGAGTCTATGGCACTGCTTGGGAGAATAAAGATGACCTAGCAGCTCACTTGCATCGCTTAGAAGAGGCTGAGAAAAGAGATCATAGAAAAATTGGTAAGGTTCAAAACCTTTTTCATACCCAGGAAGAGTCTCCAGGAATGGTTTTTTGGCATCCCAAAGGTTGGACGTTGTATCAAATAATTGTGCAGTATATGAGCCAAGTTTTTAAAGATAATGGCTATCAAGAGGTTCATACGCCTGAGGTTATGGATAAAAGTATGTGGGAAAAGTCTGGTCACTGGGATAAGTTTGGCGATGCAATGTTTACAACCCATTCAGAGAATCGTGACTATGCCATCAAACCCATGAACTGCCCAGGTCATGTTCAAATTTATAATCAAGGACTAAAGTCTTATCGTGATTTGCCAATTCGATTAGCAGAGTTTGGATCCTGTCACAGAAATGAGCCATCAGGAACTCTGCATGGCATTATGCGGGTTCGAAACTTTATTCAAGATGATGCCCATATTTTTTGTATGATTGAGCAAATTCAAAGCGAAGTTTCAGATTTTATTGATCTTACTTTTGAAGTTTATAAGCATTTTGGATTTGAAAATATCGATATTAAGCTCTCTACTCGTCCAGAAAAACGAGTTGGTTCTGATGAGGTGTGGGATCAGGCTGAGGCTTCCTTGGCAGAAACGCTTGATGCTAAAGGAATTAAATGGGAGTTGCAAGAGGGTGAAGGTGCCTTCTACGGGCCTAAAGTTGAATTTGTTTTAAAAGATTGTCTTGAACGTGAATGGCAGTGTGGCACAATTCAAGCAGATTTCTCAATGCCAGGTCGATTAGATGCGCAGTATATTGCAGAAGACGGCTCTAAACAAACGCCTATAATGCTGCATAGAGTTATTGTTGGATCAATTGAAAGATTTGCCGGAATATTAATTGAACACTATGAAGGTGCTTTTCCTTCTTGGCTTGCTCCAATTCAGGCGGTAATTCTCAATATTTCTCAAAAACAAGAGGAATTTAGTAAAAAAATTGAGGGTAATCTAAAAAAACAAGGGCTTAGAGTCATTTCAGACTTGCGAAATGAGAAGATAGGCTTTAAAATACGCGAGCACTCAATGCAACGCTATCCATATATTTTGGTAGTCGGTGATCGAGAAGTAGAGAATAACCAAGTTTCAGTTCGTCGAAGAGGCGGAGAAGATTTAGGCTCAATGTCTATAGAGGCGTTGATAGATTTAATTAAACAGGAGTAA
- a CDS encoding DUF1566 domain-containing protein codes for MKKVFLLSLLISLSFSVTAEFKKMANDGQLLDLDSKEWSCVLDQNNALLWEIKASEEGLQYSQNTYTWFDGESGRENGAFSKNCYWGKGCNTQSYIEDINEVKLCSYSDWRLPTRDELKSIVNYYVDGDILIDSIFFPNTQMDTYWTSATAKDNPSLAYEIPFFFGGSIVRDKTIGTHIRLVRSAK; via the coding sequence ATGAAAAAAGTGTTCCTACTCTCACTATTAATTTCACTGAGCTTTAGCGTTACTGCTGAGTTTAAAAAAATGGCTAATGATGGACAATTACTTGATCTTGATAGTAAAGAGTGGTCGTGTGTATTAGATCAAAATAATGCTCTTTTATGGGAAATTAAAGCATCTGAAGAGGGTCTTCAATATAGTCAAAATACCTACACCTGGTTTGATGGAGAGAGTGGCAGAGAAAATGGCGCTTTTAGTAAAAATTGTTACTGGGGAAAGGGCTGTAATACCCAATCTTATATTGAAGATATTAATGAGGTGAAACTTTGCTCCTATTCAGACTGGCGACTTCCAACGCGCGATGAGCTTAAATCAATAGTTAATTATTATGTTGATGGTGACATATTAATTGATTCTATATTTTTTCCAAATACTCAAATGGATACTTACTGGACTTCTGCTACTGCAAAAGATAACCCATCCCTAGCCTATGAAATTCCTTTCTTTTTTGGTGGCTCTATAGTTCGTGATAAGACTATAGGTACTCATATCAGACTTGTAAGAAGTGCTAAGTAG
- a CDS encoding MFS transporter, producing the protein MKIARKSPELLILIMTVGAGISWAVWLNLLNNFAIEKIDFSGAEIGILQSLREVPGLLAFTVIFVLAFVREQKLAYISIALMGFGVLITGMVETNMTFYLATIIMSIGFHYFETLSSSLTLQWVDKDKTAEFLGRVIATRSAASIAAFSLVWVLFEIFNIDYFWIYVIGGGFSIIAAFFCWQHFAYFPQKVTQTKKVVLRKRYWLYYALQFMGGARRQIFVVFAAFLMVEKFEFSVGAISLLLLANAAINVTLAPKIGRLIHKFGERRSLIFEYVGLAFIFVGYAVVESSTFAVFLYIADHIFFSIAIALKTYFQKIADPADIASSAGVSFSINHIAAVFIPVVFGLIWLYSPSLVFLAGAGMAVLSLFLALNMPAKPAAGNEVLLGKFT; encoded by the coding sequence ATGAAAATTGCTCGTAAATCTCCCGAACTACTAATTCTAATTATGACTGTTGGTGCAGGAATAAGTTGGGCTGTCTGGCTCAACCTGCTTAACAACTTTGCCATTGAAAAGATTGACTTCTCTGGTGCTGAGATTGGAATCCTGCAGAGTCTAAGAGAAGTCCCTGGACTTCTTGCTTTTACAGTCATTTTTGTTTTGGCTTTTGTCAGAGAGCAAAAACTAGCTTATATCTCTATTGCATTAATGGGTTTTGGTGTTCTAATAACAGGCATGGTTGAAACTAATATGACTTTTTATTTAGCAACAATAATTATGTCAATCGGTTTTCATTATTTTGAGACACTATCAAGCTCACTTACCCTACAGTGGGTTGATAAAGATAAAACTGCTGAATTTTTAGGCCGAGTAATTGCTACTCGATCAGCCGCGTCAATTGCAGCATTTAGCTTAGTCTGGGTCTTATTTGAAATATTTAATATAGACTATTTTTGGATTTATGTAATTGGTGGAGGTTTTTCAATTATTGCAGCTTTTTTCTGTTGGCAACATTTTGCTTACTTTCCTCAAAAAGTCACTCAGACCAAAAAGGTAGTCTTACGAAAAAGATACTGGCTTTATTACGCTTTACAGTTTATGGGTGGTGCAAGAAGGCAAATCTTTGTCGTTTTTGCTGCTTTTCTAATGGTTGAAAAGTTTGAATTTAGTGTTGGTGCAATATCACTATTATTACTGGCAAATGCTGCTATAAATGTTACTTTAGCGCCAAAAATTGGAAGACTTATTCATAAATTTGGTGAGCGCCGTTCACTCATTTTTGAATATGTTGGATTAGCTTTTATATTTGTTGGATATGCGGTAGTTGAGAGTAGTACTTTTGCGGTTTTTCTTTATATTGCCGATCATATATTCTTTTCTATCGCTATTGCCCTTAAAACTTACTTTCAAAAAATAGCAGATCCTGCTGATATTGCATCGAGTGCCGGTGTTTCCTTTTCAATAAATCATATTGCAGCGGTCTTTATACCTGTTGTTTTTGGTCTTATTTGGCTATACTCGCCCTCTTTAGTATTTCTTGCAGGCGCAGGAATGGCAGTATTATCTCTTTTCCTAGCCCTTAATATGCCAGCAAAACCCGCTGCAGGAAATGAAGTCTTATTAGGTAAATTTACTTAA
- the recJ gene encoding single-stranded-DNA-specific exonuclease RecJ, whose product MLSREKDNALYESYSDDIPTLLKKIYASRCVTESQLDMSLPGLLKPNFDQLNIALELLERAIYEDKKILIIGDFDADGATASAVAIKALRLMGAKYVDFLVPNRFKHGYGLSPEIVNEAKIEKEPDLIITVDNGISSNDGTALARSFGIDVIITDHHLPPKDLPEANSIINPNLRGCDFPSKSLAGVGVSFYLFSSLKTHLVAKGYFEKQNIELPDLRELLDLVALGTVADVVKLDQNNRILINEGIKRIRQKRCSKGILAILELTKRPVESLQASDLGFTVAPRINAAGRLSDISQGIRCLLSEDINDARRYALNLEEFNIKRRKEQTRMQDEALAIVEEQLIDESQFAIVLYDETWHEGVVGIVAGKLKETYQCPCAVFAKADKVLKGSIRSIPDVHIKDLLETVAINNPGLIEKYGGHAMAAGLSIIPENFKIFKEAFSEAITKHLEGKKPIIELLTDGKLEASEITLKNAELLRQASPWGQGFEEPIFYGDFELIEQKIVGEKHLKCTLKLIDNSSIFEGIAFFQEKLKSKKVRVAYKLNVNSFRGNESLQLMIELMEII is encoded by the coding sequence GTGCTAAGTAGAGAGAAAGATAATGCATTATATGAGTCATACTCTGACGATATACCTACGCTTCTAAAGAAAATATACGCCTCAAGATGTGTCACTGAGTCTCAACTTGATATGTCTCTACCAGGACTACTAAAGCCAAATTTTGATCAACTTAATATTGCCCTTGAGTTGCTTGAAAGGGCTATTTATGAGGACAAAAAAATCCTAATTATTGGTGACTTTGATGCTGACGGGGCTACAGCTAGTGCGGTAGCAATAAAGGCTCTTCGATTAATGGGTGCTAAGTATGTTGATTTTCTAGTGCCAAATCGCTTTAAACATGGCTATGGACTGAGCCCTGAGATTGTTAATGAAGCAAAAATTGAAAAGGAGCCAGATTTAATTATTACGGTTGATAATGGTATTTCAAGTAATGATGGAACTGCGCTTGCAAGATCGTTCGGAATTGACGTCATAATTACTGATCATCACTTACCACCTAAAGATCTTCCAGAGGCCAATTCAATCATTAATCCAAATCTAAGAGGTTGTGATTTTCCTTCTAAAAGTTTAGCTGGTGTTGGGGTATCTTTTTATTTGTTTTCATCATTGAAAACCCATCTTGTTGCTAAAGGTTATTTTGAGAAACAAAATATTGAACTACCTGACCTTCGTGAGCTTCTTGATCTTGTTGCTCTTGGGACTGTTGCAGATGTTGTCAAACTTGATCAAAACAATAGAATTCTCATCAATGAGGGAATTAAACGTATTCGTCAAAAAAGGTGCTCAAAAGGCATCCTAGCTATACTTGAGCTAACAAAACGGCCTGTAGAGTCTCTCCAAGCCTCTGATCTTGGTTTTACTGTTGCTCCAAGGATAAATGCAGCAGGGCGACTCAGTGATATTTCACAAGGAATACGATGCTTATTATCAGAGGATATTAATGATGCAAGGAGATACGCCTTAAACCTCGAAGAGTTTAATATTAAAAGACGTAAAGAACAGACGCGAATGCAGGATGAGGCACTAGCTATTGTAGAGGAGCAGTTGATAGATGAGAGTCAATTTGCAATAGTACTTTATGATGAGACTTGGCATGAAGGTGTGGTTGGAATTGTTGCCGGCAAGCTAAAAGAAACCTATCAATGTCCATGTGCCGTTTTTGCAAAAGCTGATAAAGTATTAAAAGGCTCTATAAGGTCAATACCAGATGTACACATCAAAGATTTACTTGAAACAGTTGCTATTAATAATCCAGGATTAATTGAAAAGTATGGTGGTCATGCAATGGCTGCAGGATTATCAATTATTCCTGAGAATTTTAAGATTTTTAAAGAGGCATTTTCAGAGGCTATTACCAAGCATCTTGAAGGTAAAAAACCAATTATTGAGCTTCTAACTGATGGCAAATTAGAGGCTTCTGAAATAACCCTTAAGAATGCTGAGCTTCTTCGTCAGGCTTCGCCTTGGGGTCAGGGTTTTGAAGAGCCTATTTTTTATGGAGACTTTGAGTTAATAGAGCAGAAAATTGTAGGTGAAAAACATCTTAAGTGCACTCTTAAGTTAATTGATAATAGTTCTATTTTTGAAGGAATCGCTTTTTTTCAAGAAAAACTCAAATCTAAGAAGGTCAGAGTTGCTTATAAACTTAATGTGAACTCATTTAGAGGAAATGAATCTTTACAGTTAATGATTGAGCTAATGGAGATCATATAA
- a CDS encoding SurA N-terminal domain-containing protein has product MLGAIRNKSKGWVAYLIVGLITVPFALFGIQDYVSRAGNASIATVDGEDIDINLYYQELNTQQRNLQQQLGSAYSQEIDNVLKQSLLDSMINEKLIENYANSLDIVTLNQEVRSVIQSNQAFQVDGQFSEDRYSQILRLNSYNPISYEIAQSKALSQEQIKRNLVESSFLSNVQIQQLNDLVSQQREVSYIAISTDKYIDMVDVDQKEISDYFNENNFNFVEGRKVKVDFVEMSLDSIDEPANPDEDTLKSLYEDNTELYTNPEQRRAQHILIEDEGLANVLLVQIKEGADFAELAKVNSEDSSSNDNGGDLGFFEKDLMGAEFDKAVFAMNIGDISDVVATDSGYFHIIKLTDIEDETTQSYDEVKDQLVALHKKNVKQKTLFDLQEEFASLAYEESLDMVADQLDLEMQTSNFFAQGSGDYDQAFVAAAFSEEVIENSENSEVLELDGGRFVVLALSSLQPERQKELSEVEDQIRSILRNIAAKKLIDDLSLSIASSLASGDEAMSKKLLADVDLEWNSEGWIERSSDLPFNLASIAFTIPRPVDGEHTYSSRSVNNSTSLVIDLSGVRTPEEVTDTGVGELYLSQENNEMFVALIKQLRENAEIKVFTDLL; this is encoded by the coding sequence TGGGTCGCTTACCTTATCGTCGGCCTTATAACTGTTCCATTTGCATTATTTGGAATTCAGGACTATGTTAGTCGAGCTGGTAATGCCTCAATTGCGACAGTAGATGGCGAGGATATTGATATTAACCTCTATTATCAAGAATTAAATACCCAACAAAGAAACCTGCAACAACAATTAGGTTCGGCATACTCACAAGAGATTGATAATGTTCTAAAACAATCTCTATTAGATTCTATGATTAACGAAAAATTAATTGAAAACTATGCTAACTCACTTGATATAGTGACATTAAATCAAGAAGTTCGTTCTGTTATTCAATCAAATCAAGCATTTCAGGTTGATGGGCAGTTCTCTGAGGATCGCTACAGTCAAATCTTGAGGCTTAATAGCTATAACCCAATAAGCTATGAAATAGCCCAATCAAAAGCACTTTCTCAAGAGCAAATCAAACGTAATCTTGTTGAATCTAGTTTTTTATCTAATGTTCAAATTCAGCAACTTAATGATTTAGTTTCTCAGCAGCGAGAGGTTTCTTATATTGCTATTTCAACGGATAAATATATAGATATGGTTGATGTTGATCAGAAAGAAATTTCAGATTATTTTAATGAAAATAATTTTAATTTCGTTGAGGGTCGTAAAGTAAAAGTTGACTTTGTTGAGATGTCTTTAGACAGTATTGATGAGCCTGCTAATCCAGATGAAGATACTCTTAAAAGTCTATATGAAGATAATACTGAGCTATATACCAATCCAGAGCAAAGACGAGCTCAACATATATTGATTGAAGATGAGGGCCTTGCAAACGTATTACTTGTTCAAATAAAAGAGGGTGCAGATTTTGCTGAGCTGGCCAAAGTAAACTCAGAAGATAGCTCCTCAAATGACAACGGTGGTGATTTAGGTTTCTTTGAGAAAGATTTAATGGGCGCTGAATTTGATAAAGCAGTTTTTGCTATGAATATTGGTGACATAAGCGACGTAGTTGCTACTGATTCAGGATATTTTCATATTATTAAACTTACAGATATTGAAGATGAGACTACTCAGTCATACGATGAAGTCAAGGACCAATTAGTAGCACTTCATAAGAAAAATGTTAAGCAAAAAACTCTTTTTGATTTACAAGAGGAGTTTGCAAGTTTGGCCTATGAAGAGTCACTTGATATGGTTGCTGATCAGCTTGATCTCGAGATGCAAACATCTAATTTCTTTGCTCAAGGTTCAGGTGATTATGATCAAGCTTTCGTTGCAGCTGCATTCAGTGAGGAAGTTATTGAGAATAGTGAGAATTCTGAAGTATTAGAGCTTGATGGAGGAAGATTTGTGGTTCTAGCACTTTCCTCTTTACAACCTGAGCGCCAAAAAGAATTGAGTGAGGTTGAGGATCAAATTAGATCAATACTTAGAAATATTGCTGCAAAAAAATTGATTGATGATTTATCACTTAGTATTGCTAGTTCACTTGCGAGTGGCGATGAGGCAATGAGCAAAAAATTATTAGCGGATGTAGATTTAGAGTGGAATTCTGAGGGTTGGATTGAAAGGTCTTCAGATCTACCTTTTAATCTTGCAAGTATTGCCTTTACGATTCCTAGGCCCGTTGATGGAGAGCACACATACAGCTCTAGAAGCGTCAATAATTCAACTTCATTAGTAATTGACTTGAGTGGTGTAAGAACTCCAGAAGAAGTAACAGACACGGGAGTTGGTGAGCTCTACTTAAGCCAAGAAAATAATGAAATGTTTGTCGCCCTTATAAAGCAGTTGCGTGAGAATGCGGAAATAAAAGTGTTTACAGATCTACTTTAA
- the rpmI gene encoding 50S ribosomal protein L35, which translates to MPKLKTNRGAAKRFKKTASGGYKSKHSHLRHILTKKSTSRKRSLRSPDSIEKVDVPMVKRMLPYS; encoded by the coding sequence ATGCCGAAGTTGAAGACAAATAGAGGTGCTGCAAAGCGCTTCAAAAAGACTGCTAGTGGCGGTTACAAAAGTAAACACTCTCACTTGAGGCATATTCTGACCAAGAAGAGTACTTCTAGAAAACGCTCGTTGCGTTCCCCTGATTCCATTGAAAAGGTCGATGTTCCAATGGTTAAAAGAATGTTACCTTACAGTTAA
- the lspA gene encoding signal peptidase II, producing the protein MLILINHKRYYLLFLALVIMDQLTKQIFVSSFDLGQSMVVNSYLSWTYLHNTGAAFSILADGGPIQKAFLLSVSVFVSVGVIIWIQKTPINYGQKLLGQFSLLSGAVGNLIDRAQYGYVVDFIDIHINGFYWPVFNLADSFIFVGVILLLLERKKLPD; encoded by the coding sequence ATGCTAATTCTTATTAATCATAAACGCTACTACCTTTTGTTTCTTGCATTGGTAATAATGGATCAATTGACAAAACAAATTTTTGTTTCGTCCTTTGATTTAGGTCAATCAATGGTGGTAAATTCCTATCTTAGCTGGACTTATTTACACAATACTGGAGCAGCCTTTAGTATCTTAGCTGATGGCGGCCCAATACAAAAAGCCTTTCTACTTAGCGTTTCAGTCTTTGTTTCTGTTGGGGTTATTATATGGATTCAAAAAACACCAATAAATTATGGTCAAAAGCTTTTAGGTCAATTCTCCCTTCTCTCAGGTGCAGTTGGAAACCTAATAGATAGAGCTCAATATGGTTACGTTGTTGACTTTATTGATATCCATATAAACGGTTTTTATTGGCCAGTATTTAATTTAGCAGATAGTTTTATTTTTGTTGGTGTCATACTGCTTCTATTAGAGCGAAAAAAACTTCCTGATTAA
- the infC gene encoding translation initiation factor IF-3: MIKRPNKVTTRINQYISAPEVRVLDDKGEQLGILSNDEALQVAINAGLDLVEVSPNAEPPVCRVMDFGKFQYELKKQKSDAKKKQKKTQVKMIKYRPGTEEADYQIKFKNLVKFLDNGDKVKVVIWFRGREVQHRELGAQMLDRIEKDTEEFAVLEQRAKMEGRQLGMMLAPKSKKSKAPARKIEPEKGEGVNDAEVEDK; this comes from the coding sequence ATTATTAAAAGACCAAATAAGGTAACAACAAGGATTAATCAATATATTAGTGCACCAGAAGTTAGAGTATTAGATGATAAGGGTGAACAGTTGGGAATCCTAAGCAATGATGAGGCTCTTCAAGTAGCAATTAATGCAGGTTTAGACTTAGTCGAAGTTTCACCAAATGCAGAACCACCAGTTTGTCGTGTTATGGATTTTGGTAAGTTTCAATACGAACTTAAGAAGCAAAAGAGTGACGCTAAGAAGAAACAGAAAAAAACTCAGGTCAAAATGATTAAGTATCGTCCAGGCACTGAAGAAGCAGATTACCAAATTAAATTTAAGAATTTGGTTAAATTTTTAGATAATGGTGACAAAGTCAAAGTTGTTATTTGGTTTCGTGGCCGTGAAGTTCAGCACCGTGAATTGGGTGCTCAAATGTTAGATAGAATTGAAAAGGATACAGAAGAATTTGCCGTTTTAGAACAACGTGCAAAAATGGAGGGTCGCCAGCTTGGCATGATGCTAGCACCCAAATCTAAGAAAAGTAAGGCGCCAGCCCGAAAAATTGAACCCGAAAAGGGTGAAGGAGTAAATGATGCCGAAGTTGAAGACAAATAG